A genomic region of Macaca thibetana thibetana isolate TM-01 chromosome 14, ASM2454274v1, whole genome shotgun sequence contains the following coding sequences:
- the LOC126936126 gene encoding olfactory receptor 4S2 has translation MEKINNVTEFIFWGLSQSPEIEKVCFVVFSVFYIIILLGNLLIMLTVCLNNLFKSPMYFFLSFLSLVDICYSSVTAPKMIVDLLAKDKTISYVGCMLQLFGVHFFGCTEIFILTVMAYDRYVAICKPLHYTTIMDQERCNKMLLGTWVGGFLHCIIQVALVVQLPFCGPNEIDHYFCDVHPVLKLACTDTYIVGGVVTVNSGTIALGSFVILLISYSIILVSLRKQSAEGRHKALSTCGSHIAVVIMFFGPCTFMYMRPDTTFSEDKMVAVFYTIITPMLNPLIYTLRNAEVKNAMKKLWGRNVFLEAKGKKLDLII, from the coding sequence atggaaaaaataaacaacgtAACTGAATTCATTTTCTGGGGTCTTTCTCAGAGCCCAGAGATTGAGAAAGTTTGTTTCGTGGTATTTTCTGTCTTCTACATAATCATTCTTCTGGGAAATCTCCTCATCATGCTGACAGTTTGCCTGAACAATCTGTTTAAGTCACCCatgtatttctttctcagctTCTTGTCTTTGGTGGACATTTGTTACTCTTCAGTCACAGCTCCCAAGATGATTGTTGACCTGTTAGCAAAGGACAAAACCATCTCCTATGTGGGGTGCATGTTGCAGCTCTTTGGAGTACATTTCTTTGGTTGCACTGAGATCTTCATCCTGACTGTGATGGCCTATGATCGCTATGTGGCTATCTGTAAACCCCTACATTATACGACCATCATGGACCAGGAGAGATGCAATAAGATGTTATTAGGGACATGGGTAGGTGGGTTCTTACACTGCATTATCCAAGTGGCTCTGGTAGTCCAGCTACCCTTTTGTGGACCCAATGAGATAGATCACTACTTTTGTGATGTTCACCCTGTGTTGAAACTTGCCTGCACAGACACGTACATTGTTGGTGGTGTTGTGACAGTCAACAGCGGTACCATTGCTCTGGGGAGTTTTGTTATCTTGCTAATCTCCTACAGCATCATCCTGGTTTCCCTGAGAAAGCAGTCAGCAGAAGGCAGGCACAAAGCCCTCTCCACCTGTGGCTCCCACATTGCCGTGGTCATTATGTTTTTCGGCCCCTGTACTTTTATGTACATGCGCCCTGATACTACCTTTTCAGAGGATAAGATGGTGGCTGTATTTTACACCATTATCACTCCCATGTTAAATCCTCTGATTTATACGCTGAGAAATGCAGAGGTAAAGAATGCGATGAAGAAACTTTGGGGCAGAAATGTTTTCTTGGAGGCTAAAGGGAAAAAGTTGGACTTAATAATTTAA